From the Streptomyces sp. Sge12 genome, the window GGAGGTCTCACCCGTCTTGGTGTTGCGCAGGGTGAGGCCGGAGAGCTTCTGCTCGCCGTGGATTTCGGCGACCTCGCTGTCCCAGGCGAACTTGATCTTCGGGTCGGCGAAGGCGCGGTCCTGCATGGCCTTGGAGGCACGCAGGCTGTCGCGACGGTGGACGATCGTCACGGACTTGGCGAACCGGGAGAGGAAGGTGGCTTCCTCGATCGCGGTGTCGCCGCCGCCGACCACGGCGATGTCGTGGTCCTTGAAGAAGAACCCGTCGCACGTGGCGCACCAGGAGACGCCGCGGCCGGAGAGGGCGTCCTCGTTCGGCAGGCCGAGCTTGCGGTGCTGGGAGCCGGTGGTGACGATGACGGCCTTGGCGCGGTGCACGGTGCCGGCGGTGTCGGTGACGGTCTTGATCTCACCGCTGAGGTCCACGGACACGACGTCGTCCGGAACGAGCTCGGCGCCGAAGCGCTCGGCCTGGCCGCGCATGTTGTCCATGAGGTCCGGGCCCATGATGCCGTCCTGGAAGCCCGGGAAGTTCTCCACCTCGGTGGTGTTCATCAGGGCGCCACCCGCGGTGACGGCACCTTCGAAGACCAGGGGCTTGAGCGAAGCGCGTGCGGTGTACAGGGCGGCGGTGTAACCGGCCGGCCCAGAGCCGATGATGATCACGTTTCGAACGTCGCTCACGGGTTTCTTCCTCGTCTCTGCGGACTGCGTACTGCCTACCGGGGGCCGGTGCGGACTCTCACCCCACCC encodes:
- the trxB gene encoding thioredoxin-disulfide reductase, with product MSDVRNVIIIGSGPAGYTAALYTARASLKPLVFEGAVTAGGALMNTTEVENFPGFQDGIMGPDLMDNMRGQAERFGAELVPDDVVSVDLSGEIKTVTDTAGTVHRAKAVIVTTGSQHRKLGLPNEDALSGRGVSWCATCDGFFFKDHDIAVVGGGDTAIEEATFLSRFAKSVTIVHRRDSLRASKAMQDRAFADPKIKFAWDSEVAEIHGEQKLSGLTLRNTKTGETSELPVTGLFIAVGHDPRTELFKDQLDLDDEGYLKVDAPSTRTSVTGVFGAGDVVDHTYRQAITAAGTGCSAALDAERFLAALADAEKAHAAV